A region from the Deltaproteobacteria bacterium genome encodes:
- a CDS encoding aspartyl protease family protein, with protein sequence MNALVDTGATRTCVTAEIARKAGLRVMGKTPISSVHGTEDANVYVADILLFVDLRLCDFRMTKKHEFILSH encoded by the coding sequence GTGAACGCGCTGGTGGACACTGGCGCCACCAGGACTTGCGTTACGGCGGAGATTGCCCGGAAAGCCGGCCTGCGAGTCATGGGGAAGACCCCCATCAGTTCGGTGCATGGAACCGAAGATGCAAACGTCTACGTCGCCGACATCCTGTTGTTCGTCGATCTTCGTCTATGCGACTTCCGAATGACCAAGAAGCATGAGTTCATCCTGAGCCATTAG
- a CDS encoding NAD(P)-dependent oxidoreductase, whose amino-acid sequence MTTMITGAGLVGSQIARILVQQGEKPVLFDIAPNLTALADVVDVGSVALFRGDLLNPFDLGKVIQEHGVTRIVHTAAYPNLGTGAQENPYGAIQVNIMGTANVLEAARLHGAERVVMISTAAVARGVAGGEDNGDRSKEEALPRPNSFYSATKWAGENLGYNYARSHGVDFRAVRFPNVCGPWIPGGGGRPSAMFRTLVEKSVDGVEHTIPPGVMEWLYSKDAARGVVLALQTEGVKSRVFNLGVGKPYDNQELIDIFKQTVPGAKLSIDESVATSQTSSVFLDITRAQTELGFDAEYDIPAAVSDFVGWYRRLKGKGN is encoded by the coding sequence ATGACGACCATGATCACGGGCGCGGGGCTGGTGGGCTCCCAGATCGCGCGCATCCTCGTGCAGCAGGGCGAGAAGCCGGTGCTGTTCGACATCGCACCCAACCTTACCGCGCTGGCGGACGTTGTCGACGTGGGCAGCGTGGCCCTGTTCCGCGGCGACCTGTTGAATCCTTTCGACCTCGGCAAGGTCATCCAGGAGCACGGGGTCACGCGCATCGTCCACACCGCCGCCTATCCCAACCTCGGCACGGGCGCCCAGGAGAACCCGTACGGCGCCATCCAGGTCAACATCATGGGTACCGCCAACGTGTTGGAGGCGGCGCGCCTCCACGGCGCGGAGCGGGTGGTCATGATCAGCACCGCGGCGGTGGCCCGGGGCGTGGCCGGGGGCGAGGACAACGGCGACCGCAGCAAGGAAGAGGCGCTGCCACGGCCCAACTCCTTCTACTCCGCCACCAAGTGGGCGGGCGAGAACCTGGGCTACAACTACGCGCGCTCCCACGGCGTCGATTTCCGCGCCGTGCGCTTCCCCAACGTCTGCGGCCCCTGGATCCCCGGCGGCGGCGGCCGCCCCAGCGCCATGTTCCGCACGCTGGTGGAGAAGTCGGTGGACGGCGTCGAGCACACCATCCCGCCCGGCGTCATGGAATGGCTCTATTCCAAGGACGCGGCCCGGGGCGTGGTGCTGGCCCTCCAGACCGAGGGCGTCAAGAGCCGCGTCTTCAACCTCGGCGTGGGCAAGCCCTACGACAACCAGGAACTCATCGACATCTTCAAGCAGACGGTCCCCGGCGCCAAGCTCAGCATCGACGAGAGCGTGGCCACGTCACAGACATCGTCGGTCTTCCTGGACATCACCCGGGCTCAGACGGAGCTGGGCTTCGACGCCGAGTACGACATCCCGGCGGCAGTTTCGGACTTCGTGGGGTGGTACCGGCGGCTCAAGGGGAAGGGAAACTGA
- the yghU gene encoding glutathione-dependent disulfide-bond oxidoreductase, producing the protein MTDSNDYVPPKVWKWERENGGRFANVNRPVAGATHEKELPRGKHAFQLYSLGTPNGVKVTIMLEELLAAGHAGAEYDAWLINIREGDQFGSGFVAINPNSKIPALVDYSMPTPTRVFESGSILLYLADKFGAFVPDDPSERAECLSWLFWQMGSAPYLGGGFGHFYAYAPYKMEYPIDRFTMEVKRQLDVLDKRLAENRYAAGDTYTIADMAIWPWYGILTTGSLYGAAEFLDIQTYTHVLRWFDEIAARDAVKRGRIVNKSSGPLDQQLRERHDASDFELRTQDKIEAAE; encoded by the coding sequence ATGACGGATTCAAACGACTACGTACCCCCGAAGGTCTGGAAATGGGAACGCGAGAACGGCGGCCGGTTCGCGAACGTCAACCGGCCCGTCGCCGGCGCCACCCATGAGAAGGAGCTGCCGCGAGGCAAGCACGCCTTCCAGCTCTACTCGCTGGGAACGCCCAACGGCGTGAAGGTGACGATCATGCTGGAGGAGTTGCTGGCGGCCGGCCACGCCGGCGCGGAGTACGACGCCTGGCTCATCAACATCCGCGAGGGCGACCAGTTCGGCTCCGGGTTCGTCGCCATCAATCCCAACTCCAAGATCCCGGCGTTGGTGGACTACTCCATGCCCACGCCCACGCGGGTGTTCGAGTCGGGCTCGATCCTCCTTTACCTGGCCGACAAGTTCGGCGCCTTCGTGCCGGACGACCCGTCGGAGCGCGCCGAGTGCCTGTCCTGGCTGTTCTGGCAGATGGGTTCCGCGCCGTACCTCGGCGGCGGCTTCGGCCATTTCTACGCCTACGCCCCCTACAAGATGGAGTACCCCATCGACCGCTTCACCATGGAGGTGAAGCGCCAGCTCGACGTCCTCGACAAGCGCCTCGCCGAGAACCGCTACGCGGCCGGCGACACCTACACCATCGCCGACATGGCCATCTGGCCCTGGTACGGCATCCTCACCACCGGCAGCCTCTACGGCGCCGCCGAGTTCCTGGACATCCAGACCTACACCCACGTCCTGCGCTGGTTCGACGAAATCGCGGCGCGCGACGCAGTGAAACGCGGGCGCATCGTCAACAAGAGCAGCGGTCCGCTCGACCAGCAGCTCCGTGAGCGGCACGACGCCTCCGACTTCGAGTTGCGCACGCAGGACAAGATCGAGGCGGCCGAGTAG
- the chrA gene encoding chromate efflux transporter, giving the protein MAVVVEPGGDVHRDSAVSWRRLFAVFWRIGILSFGGPAAQIALMHRVLVEEERWLDEPRFLGALSFCMLLPGPEAMQLATYSGWQLRGVPGGLVAGLLFVVPGALVVLGLAMLYAVGGDLPLVAALFLGIKGAVLVIVIEALLRVANRALHSAVHWIVAGLAFVGIFFLSVPFPVIILVAALAGFLLLGGRSTGQTGSGPGGAPLSGTARTVALWMVVWWAPVLLLVAVGGYDILVQLGNFFSRLAVVTFGGAYAVLAYLAQDVVTHHGWLTAGEMMDGLGLAETTPGPLILVTEFVGYIAGYRAGGLSMGIAGALVTLWVTFAPCFLWIFAGAPYIEQLTAQPRLNGALEAITAAVVGVILNLSIWFSLHVLFAELSSRRSGPFKLLVPDLYSLDWRVLAVGAVSAIMLLWLHQSLMRTLGVAALMGLGFGAMGYLAG; this is encoded by the coding sequence ATGGCGGTTGTCGTAGAGCCCGGTGGCGACGTGCATCGGGACTCGGCCGTCAGTTGGCGCCGTTTGTTCGCCGTATTCTGGCGCATCGGGATACTGTCCTTTGGCGGTCCGGCCGCGCAGATCGCGCTCATGCACCGTGTCCTGGTGGAGGAGGAACGGTGGCTCGACGAGCCAAGATTCCTGGGCGCGCTGAGCTTCTGCATGCTGCTGCCCGGCCCCGAGGCCATGCAACTCGCCACCTACTCGGGGTGGCAGCTTCGCGGCGTGCCCGGCGGGTTGGTGGCAGGCCTCTTGTTCGTGGTGCCGGGCGCGCTGGTGGTGCTCGGGCTGGCGATGCTCTACGCGGTCGGGGGCGACCTGCCGCTGGTGGCCGCGCTGTTCCTGGGGATCAAGGGCGCGGTCCTGGTCATCGTCATCGAGGCCCTGCTGAGGGTGGCGAACAGAGCGCTGCATTCAGCCGTGCACTGGATCGTCGCGGGCTTGGCGTTCGTGGGAATCTTCTTTCTGTCGGTCCCGTTCCCCGTCATTATCCTGGTAGCCGCCCTGGCCGGATTTCTCCTGCTGGGCGGCCGGAGCACCGGACAGACCGGGTCCGGGCCGGGCGGCGCGCCGCTGTCCGGTACGGCGCGGACGGTGGCGTTGTGGATGGTTGTGTGGTGGGCTCCGGTGCTGCTGCTGGTGGCGGTGGGCGGCTACGACATCCTGGTGCAGCTCGGCAACTTCTTCTCCCGCCTGGCGGTGGTCACCTTCGGCGGCGCCTACGCGGTGCTGGCCTATCTGGCACAGGACGTCGTGACCCATCACGGCTGGTTGACCGCCGGCGAGATGATGGACGGCCTGGGGCTGGCGGAAACCACCCCGGGGCCGCTGATCCTTGTCACGGAGTTCGTCGGCTACATCGCGGGGTACAGGGCGGGCGGGCTCAGCATGGGCATCGCCGGCGCGTTGGTCACGCTCTGGGTCACCTTCGCGCCATGTTTCCTGTGGATATTCGCGGGCGCGCCCTACATTGAGCAACTCACGGCCCAGCCGCGCCTGAATGGCGCCCTGGAGGCGATTACGGCGGCGGTGGTGGGCGTCATTCTCAACCTGTCCATCTGGTTCAGCCTGCACGTCCTGTTTGCCGAGCTGTCGTCCCGGCGAAGCGGCCCGTTCAAGCTCCTGGTGCCGGACTTGTACTCCCTGGACTGGCGCGTCCTGGCGGTCGGCGCCGTCAGCGCGATCATGCTCCTCTGGCTACACCAGTCTCTCATGAGAACCCTGGGTGTCGCGGCGCTGATGGGTCTCGGTTTCGGGGCGATGGGCTACCTCGCCGGATGA
- a CDS encoding antitoxin: MAKPPTITGYSTAQTLDCERILITLLRGLGPWKESIFLVGGLTPRYLVPAKPPAVEPHAGTVDVDTVIELQILTDTDGYHTLEENLRRMGFERATNDSGQKVSWRWEKRTERGEPVVLELLADAPEIAGGKVRPLPTDGSISALNIPHASIVFDLHETTAVQAELLDGAGIATEKIKHANLVSFTCLKAFAYDDRFERKDAHDLIYCIEWAPDGPDRVAEMFNEALTGEHRKIIRNALEVLRDRFAGDKQVEGYQKDGPVAVARFELGEGNDPDQREDRLRRQREASDIIEQLLGRIDNQAIRC; this comes from the coding sequence ATGGCGAAGCCTCCGACCATCACCGGGTACAGCACTGCGCAAACACTCGATTGTGAGCGTATCCTTATAACCCTGCTACGCGGACTAGGCCCATGGAAAGAAAGTATCTTTCTCGTCGGCGGACTGACGCCCCGCTACCTAGTACCGGCCAAGCCACCGGCCGTGGAGCCACATGCCGGCACGGTCGACGTCGACACCGTCATCGAGCTACAAATCCTGACCGACACCGACGGTTATCACACACTTGAGGAAAATCTGCGCAGGATGGGGTTTGAGCGGGCGACGAACGACAGCGGCCAGAAAGTCTCCTGGCGCTGGGAGAAGCGTACCGAACGGGGCGAGCCCGTGGTACTCGAACTGTTAGCGGACGCGCCCGAAATCGCTGGCGGCAAGGTCCGGCCACTGCCCACGGACGGCAGTATTTCGGCACTCAACATCCCGCACGCATCCATCGTATTTGACCTTCACGAAACCACCGCAGTTCAGGCCGAACTACTCGACGGCGCAGGGATCGCGACCGAGAAGATCAAACACGCCAACCTGGTAAGCTTCACTTGCTTGAAGGCTTTTGCCTACGACGACCGCTTCGAACGCAAGGACGCGCACGATCTGATTTACTGCATCGAGTGGGCGCCTGACGGTCCGGATCGAGTCGCGGAGATGTTCAACGAAGCCCTCACCGGCGAGCACCGCAAGATCATTCGGAACGCCTTGGAGGTCCTTCGCGATCGCTTCGCGGGGGACAAGCAAGTCGAGGGCTACCAAAAGGACGGGCCGGTCGCGGTCGCTCGTTTCGAACTAGGCGAGGGTAACGATCCTGATCAACGTGAGGACCGGCTGCGACGACAACGCGAGGCGAGCGACATAATCGAGCAACTCTTGGGCAGGATCGACAACCAAGCGATACGCTGCTGA